A single window of Candidatus Flexicrinis affinis DNA harbors:
- the araA gene encoding L-arabinose isomerase, whose protein sequence is MIDLSTYEIWFLTGSQHLYGPETLEQVAAHSREIAAALDAAPAIPTRVVFKPVLTTPEQIHGICLEANATPSCVGVVAWMHTFSPAKNWIAGLTALKKPLAHLHTQYNRDIPWADIDMDFMNLNQAAHGDREFGFMASRLRMNRKVVVGHWSDTEVQARLGVWSRVACAWADMQGMRVARFGDNMRSVAVTEGDKVEAQMRLGYQVYGYGVGDLVAQVNAATEHDINAMIDAYEAEYDVAPDLRRGGARHDSVREAARIEVGLRRFLDTGHFKAFTTTFEDLHGLAQLPGLPAQRLMNDGFGFGAEGDWKTSALLRASKVMASGLPGGTSFMEDYTYHLDPAGMRVLGAHMLEICPSIAGGKPSLQVHPLGIGGKADPARLVFDTPPGPAINASLVDMGNRFRLIVNDVDVVTPDQPMPKLPVARALWIPQPDLKLGAAAWIYAGGAHHTVFSQSLTAEYMADFADIAGIEYVRIDTSTTLYTFKNELRWNEMYYALAKGF, encoded by the coding sequence ATGATCGATCTCAGCACCTATGAAATCTGGTTCTTGACGGGCAGCCAGCACCTGTACGGGCCGGAAACGCTCGAGCAGGTGGCGGCGCACTCGCGCGAGATCGCGGCCGCGCTTGACGCGGCGCCCGCAATCCCGACCCGCGTGGTCTTCAAGCCTGTGCTCACGACGCCGGAACAGATTCACGGCATTTGCCTCGAGGCGAACGCTACGCCATCGTGTGTGGGAGTCGTCGCGTGGATGCACACGTTCTCGCCTGCGAAGAACTGGATCGCCGGGCTGACGGCTCTGAAGAAGCCGCTGGCGCACCTGCACACGCAGTACAACCGCGACATCCCATGGGCAGACATCGACATGGACTTTATGAACCTGAATCAAGCGGCCCACGGCGACCGCGAATTCGGGTTCATGGCAAGCCGCCTGCGCATGAACCGCAAGGTTGTCGTGGGTCACTGGAGCGACACGGAAGTTCAGGCACGGCTGGGCGTATGGTCGCGGGTTGCGTGCGCTTGGGCGGACATGCAGGGGATGCGGGTCGCCCGGTTCGGCGACAACATGCGCTCGGTCGCAGTGACCGAAGGCGACAAGGTCGAAGCGCAGATGCGGCTCGGCTATCAGGTCTACGGCTACGGCGTTGGGGATCTGGTGGCGCAGGTGAACGCTGCCACCGAACATGACATCAATGCGATGATCGACGCCTATGAAGCCGAGTACGACGTGGCGCCCGATCTGCGGCGCGGCGGCGCACGCCACGACTCCGTTCGCGAAGCCGCACGAATCGAGGTCGGGCTGCGCCGGTTCCTCGACACGGGGCACTTCAAAGCATTCACGACGACGTTTGAGGACTTGCACGGTCTGGCCCAGCTTCCGGGCCTGCCTGCGCAGCGGCTGATGAACGACGGATTCGGGTTCGGTGCGGAAGGCGACTGGAAGACGTCGGCCTTGCTGCGCGCATCGAAGGTCATGGCCAGCGGCCTGCCCGGCGGTACCTCGTTCATGGAGGACTACACGTACCACCTCGATCCGGCCGGGATGCGTGTCCTCGGGGCGCACATGCTCGAAATCTGTCCATCGATTGCCGGTGGCAAGCCAAGTCTTCAGGTTCACCCGTTGGGCATCGGCGGAAAGGCCGACCCGGCACGCTTGGTCTTCGATACGCCGCCCGGACCCGCCATCAACGCTTCGCTGGTGGACATGGGTAACCGCTTCCGGCTTATCGTGAACGATGTTGACGTAGTGACTCCCGACCAACCGATGCCGAAGTTGCCGGTTGCTCGCGCGCTCTGGATCCCGCAGCCCGACCTCAAGCTCGGTGCGGCCGCGTGGATTTACGCAGGCGGCGCGCATCACACTGTCTTCAGCCAGTCGCTTACGGCGGAGTACATGGCCGACTTCGCGGACATCGCAGGTATCGAGTATGTTCGCATCGACACCAGCACGACGCTGTACACGTTCAAGAACGAACTGCGTTGGAACGAGATGTACTACGCCCTGGCCAAGGGGTTCTAG
- a CDS encoding alpha-N-arabinofuranosidase gives MNTLKIYADQPVGKINRHIYGHFAEHLGACIYDGIYVGEDSPIPNVRGMRSDIVEAMRQIKAPNLRWPGGCFADVYHWRDGIGPKAQRPLRLNFWGNAPETNAFGTHEFLDLCEQIGCDPYIGGNVGSGTVQEMRDWIEYLTSNYDSTLSNERRANGREQAWSIPFWGIGNENWGCGGLMTPEYMADLYCQYHNFMKNYGETPMMRIASGLGGSDTNAEDVAIFMDRIMNRRHPVRTDGLSIHYYVYLPNQPRHSATQFGEAEWYEVLKLASDIDGVVAKNAAVLDKYDPDKRIWLIVDEWGAWYPVEPGTNPAFLYQQNSMRDAIVAALTLHIFQDHCERVQMANIAQTVNVIQALFLTKSEKLVYTPTFHVFDMLKGHQDATALSYELATRTIDVDGAPLVGISAGASRAGNGDVLITLANLHAGDSAQLDIELSGMSATLVSGVELSADHITAHNTFEEPSRVTPRRFDGAVIEDGTHIRTQLPAASVVALTLR, from the coding sequence GTGAACACACTCAAAATCTACGCCGACCAGCCGGTGGGCAAGATCAATCGGCACATCTACGGACATTTTGCCGAGCACCTCGGGGCGTGCATCTACGACGGTATCTACGTCGGCGAAGACTCGCCAATCCCCAATGTGCGCGGCATGCGCTCCGACATCGTCGAGGCCATGCGCCAGATCAAGGCGCCCAATCTGCGCTGGCCGGGCGGATGCTTCGCCGATGTGTATCACTGGCGTGACGGCATTGGACCGAAGGCGCAGCGCCCGCTGCGGCTCAACTTCTGGGGGAACGCGCCGGAGACGAATGCTTTTGGAACGCACGAGTTTCTGGATCTGTGCGAGCAGATCGGCTGCGACCCGTACATTGGCGGCAATGTCGGCAGCGGCACCGTGCAGGAAATGCGCGACTGGATCGAATACCTGACTTCGAACTACGACAGCACGCTCTCCAACGAGCGGCGAGCCAACGGTCGCGAGCAAGCGTGGTCAATCCCGTTCTGGGGTATCGGAAACGAGAACTGGGGCTGCGGCGGCCTGATGACGCCCGAATACATGGCCGACCTGTACTGCCAGTATCACAACTTCATGAAGAACTACGGCGAAACGCCGATGATGCGGATCGCCAGCGGACTGGGCGGCAGCGACACCAACGCGGAAGACGTCGCGATCTTCATGGACCGCATCATGAACCGGCGCCATCCCGTGCGCACCGACGGCCTGAGCATCCACTATTACGTGTACCTGCCGAATCAGCCCCGGCACTCGGCAACGCAGTTTGGCGAGGCAGAGTGGTACGAGGTACTCAAGCTGGCGAGTGACATAGACGGTGTCGTCGCCAAGAACGCCGCGGTGCTGGACAAATACGATCCGGACAAGCGCATTTGGCTAATCGTGGACGAGTGGGGCGCGTGGTATCCGGTCGAACCGGGCACCAATCCGGCGTTTCTATACCAACAGAACTCGATGCGCGATGCGATTGTCGCCGCGCTGACACTGCATATCTTTCAGGACCACTGCGAACGTGTGCAGATGGCGAACATCGCGCAGACCGTGAACGTTATTCAGGCGTTGTTTCTGACCAAGAGCGAAAAGCTCGTTTACACGCCGACGTTCCACGTGTTCGACATGCTCAAAGGGCATCAGGACGCCACGGCACTGAGCTATGAGCTGGCAACACGTACAATCGACGTGGACGGCGCGCCGCTGGTTGGGATCAGCGCGGGCGCTTCGCGCGCGGGGAACGGCGATGTGCTGATCACGTTAGCCAATCTTCATGCAGGAGACTCCGCTCAACTCGACATCGAGTTGTCCGGCATGTCGGCCACGCTGGTCAGCGGCGTAGAGCTGTCGGCCGATCACATCACCGCACACAACACGTTCGAGGAACCCTCCCGCGTGACGCCGAGGCGCTTTGACGGCGCGGTGATCGAAGACGGCACACACATTCGCACGCAGCTTCCGGCCGCCTCCGTCGTGGCCTTGACACTGCGCTGA
- a CDS encoding alcohol dehydrogenase catalytic domain-containing protein has protein sequence MRAARLHGARDIRVDALSDPGEVGHGDVLIRVGAVGICGSDLHMYEDARIGDTTFDTPLILGHEFMGEILAVGEGAIGGHHQPLDVGQRVAVDPSTPCMHCEICELGHPNLCPNHTFYGVYPTNGALCECMIVHARNCFPIPDSISNGAGTLLETLGVAIHAVDLGHLRVADSVAVIGCGPVGLLILRLAKLAGSAPVYAFDKFPWRVEKARETGATVWNVDEVDPVTVLHEATGGRGVDVVFEAAWADHSVQMAADMARVGGRVVLVGIPGDDQLHMRHGTARRKGLSIMMARRMKHTYPRAIKLVTSGALDVDDLVSHHVTLDDVPRAFEMNTHYEDNVLKIIVDIN, from the coding sequence ATGAGAGCAGCACGGCTTCACGGAGCACGTGATATTCGCGTTGACGCATTGAGCGATCCGGGTGAAGTTGGCCACGGGGATGTGTTAATTCGCGTTGGCGCGGTGGGAATCTGCGGGTCGGACTTGCACATGTACGAGGACGCCCGCATCGGAGATACCACGTTCGACACGCCGCTGATCCTCGGCCATGAGTTCATGGGCGAGATCCTCGCCGTCGGTGAGGGTGCGATCGGTGGGCATCATCAGCCGCTGGACGTCGGCCAGCGCGTCGCCGTCGATCCGTCGACGCCCTGTATGCACTGCGAAATTTGCGAGCTGGGCCACCCCAACCTGTGCCCGAACCACACGTTTTACGGCGTTTATCCAACTAACGGCGCGCTGTGCGAGTGCATGATCGTGCACGCGCGCAACTGCTTCCCGATCCCCGATTCAATCAGTAACGGCGCGGGTACACTGCTGGAGACGCTCGGCGTGGCCATTCATGCCGTCGACCTCGGCCATCTGCGCGTGGCCGACAGCGTCGCCGTGATCGGGTGCGGGCCGGTTGGCTTGCTCATCCTGAGGCTGGCGAAGCTGGCTGGATCGGCGCCGGTCTACGCGTTCGACAAGTTCCCGTGGCGAGTCGAGAAAGCGCGCGAGACCGGCGCAACCGTGTGGAACGTTGATGAGGTCGACCCCGTCACCGTTTTGCATGAGGCGACCGGCGGGCGCGGAGTCGATGTGGTCTTCGAAGCCGCATGGGCCGATCATTCCGTGCAGATGGCGGCAGACATGGCACGTGTGGGCGGGCGGGTCGTGTTGGTGGGTATCCCCGGTGATGACCAGCTCCATATGCGGCACGGCACGGCACGGCGCAAAGGATTGTCGATCATGATGGCGCGCCGCATGAAGCACACGTATCCACGAGCGATCAAGTTGGTCACTAGCGGTGCGCTCGATGTCGATGATCTGGTATCGCATCACGTCACGCTGGACGACGTACCGCGTGCGTTCGAGATGAACACGCACTACGAAGACAACGTGCTCAAGATCATCGTCGATATCAATTGA
- a CDS encoding alpha-glucosidase/alpha-galactosidase produces MPIKIAMIGAGSIGFTRRLILDILAVPELVDTQFALMDINARNLDMVARLCGRDIASNDLPATIHTTIDRREAIADADYVICMIRQGGLDAFQIDIDIPLMYGVDQCVGDTLCAGGLMYAQRTIPVLLGICKDIREVAKPDVLFLNYSNPMAMNVWACNAYGGVNTIGLCHGVQHGHHQIAAVIERWAHAEGLIGSDERVTRKDVDIVCAGINHQTWYIKVQWHGMDMVPRLLDLFEVHPEYRKTEKVRIDMLRRFGYYSTESNGHLSEYVPWYRKRVDEIPQWIDLSSWINGETGGYLRECTERRTWFETEFPEWMAEEPPKISPSIRSEEHGSYIIEGLETGRIYRGHFNVVNHGHITNLPDGCVIEIPGYVDLNGISMPVVGDLPLACAATCAASVRVQQMGMEAAVRGDVTLLKQAMLHDPLIGAVCSTEEVWQMTDDLLVAQAQWLPNYAKSEIDAARARLAAHTANGTRVQLRDGWAGAARVPIGTTG; encoded by the coding sequence ATGCCAATCAAGATCGCTATGATCGGGGCCGGGTCGATCGGCTTCACGCGCCGCCTGATACTCGACATTCTCGCCGTGCCAGAGCTGGTCGATACGCAGTTTGCGCTGATGGACATCAACGCGCGCAATCTGGATATGGTTGCCCGGCTGTGCGGGCGTGATATCGCTTCCAATGACCTGCCCGCGACGATCCACACAACGATCGATCGGCGCGAGGCGATTGCTGACGCCGATTACGTCATCTGCATGATCCGGCAGGGCGGGTTGGACGCGTTTCAGATCGATATCGACATCCCGCTTATGTACGGTGTCGATCAATGCGTTGGCGATACGCTGTGCGCTGGCGGGTTGATGTATGCCCAGCGCACGATTCCGGTACTCCTTGGCATCTGCAAGGATATCCGCGAGGTCGCCAAGCCGGATGTGCTGTTCCTCAATTACTCAAACCCGATGGCCATGAATGTGTGGGCGTGCAATGCCTACGGCGGTGTGAACACGATCGGGTTGTGTCACGGCGTCCAGCACGGGCATCACCAGATCGCTGCGGTAATCGAACGGTGGGCGCACGCCGAAGGATTAATCGGTTCCGACGAACGGGTAACACGCAAGGATGTCGACATTGTCTGCGCCGGGATCAATCACCAGACGTGGTATATCAAGGTGCAGTGGCACGGCATGGACATGGTTCCCCGCCTGCTCGACCTGTTCGAGGTGCACCCGGAGTACCGCAAGACCGAGAAGGTGCGGATCGACATGCTGCGCCGGTTCGGCTACTACAGCACCGAATCGAACGGTCACCTCAGCGAATACGTCCCTTGGTACCGCAAGCGTGTCGACGAGATCCCTCAATGGATCGACCTATCAAGTTGGATTAACGGCGAAACGGGCGGTTACCTGCGCGAATGTACGGAACGCCGTACGTGGTTCGAAACGGAATTCCCAGAGTGGATGGCGGAAGAACCGCCGAAGATCAGCCCGTCGATCCGCAGCGAGGAACACGGATCGTACATCATCGAAGGTCTTGAGACAGGGCGTATCTACCGCGGACACTTCAACGTCGTCAATCACGGCCACATCACGAACTTGCCGGATGGGTGCGTGATCGAGATTCCGGGCTACGTCGACCTCAACGGCATCTCTATGCCGGTGGTTGGTGATCTCCCGCTGGCGTGCGCAGCGACTTGCGCGGCCAGCGTGCGGGTGCAGCAGATGGGGATGGAGGCGGCAGTTCGGGGCGACGTCACGCTGTTGAAACAGGCCATGCTGCACGACCCGCTGATCGGCGCAGTCTGCAGCACCGAAGAGGTGTGGCAGATGACTGACGACCTACTCGTCGCGCAGGCGCAGTGGTTGCCCAATTACGCAAAGTCGGAGATCGACGCCGCACGCGCGCGACTTGCCGCACATACAGCCAATGGCACACGCGTACAGCTGCGTGATGGATGGGCGGGTGCGGCAAGGGTTCCGATCGGCACAACTGGCTAG
- a CDS encoding arabinan endo-1,5-alpha-L-arabinosidase, with product MKRRSFLKGGMLGLGALIGGRAAGFLPFAAAAQGAEETGALDISGAIMNVHDPVMIKHGDYYYLFHTGTGVPMKRSPDMRTWRVARGGTVFQGNPEEVFSWVPGATDIWAPDISYWNDRYHLYYSVSTFGSSRSAIGLATNLSLDYADPDYEWVHHGIVVKSDHNSNWNAIDANLALDADGMPWLVFGSHWSGIKMIRLDYDTGLQSAEDDTLYDVASRAEHPRAIEAPFIIRRGDYYYLFVSFDQCCNGINSTYNVRVGRSESITGPYVDRDDIPMMEDGGTQILWPQGRWRGPGHNGIFSVDGNDYIVYHSYDQVQGGISTLRIAHLLWDDEGWPYVPGMGPED from the coding sequence CCATTCGCGGCAGCGGCGCAAGGCGCGGAAGAGACTGGCGCGTTGGACATCAGCGGGGCCATCATGAACGTGCACGATCCGGTGATGATCAAACACGGCGACTACTATTACCTGTTTCACACTGGTACTGGCGTCCCCATGAAACGTTCGCCCGACATGCGTACGTGGCGCGTCGCACGGGGCGGCACGGTCTTCCAAGGCAATCCTGAGGAGGTCTTCTCATGGGTGCCGGGAGCGACTGATATCTGGGCGCCGGACATCTCGTACTGGAACGATCGCTATCACCTCTACTACTCTGTGTCGACGTTCGGCTCAAGCCGGTCGGCGATTGGGCTGGCGACCAACCTGTCGCTGGACTATGCAGACCCGGACTACGAATGGGTGCACCACGGCATCGTGGTCAAGTCCGACCACAACTCGAACTGGAACGCCATCGACGCCAACCTCGCTCTGGACGCAGACGGCATGCCCTGGCTCGTGTTTGGCAGCCACTGGAGCGGGATCAAGATGATCCGCCTCGACTACGACACGGGCCTGCAATCGGCCGAGGACGACACGCTGTACGACGTCGCCTCGCGCGCTGAACACCCGCGCGCGATTGAAGCGCCGTTCATCATCCGCCGGGGCGACTACTACTATTTGTTCGTGTCGTTCGATCAGTGCTGCAACGGCATCAACAGCACCTACAACGTGCGTGTGGGGCGCTCGGAGTCGATCACGGGGCCGTATGTCGACCGCGACGACATCCCGATGATGGAGGACGGCGGCACTCAGATACTATGGCCGCAGGGGCGCTGGCGCGGGCCGGGTCACAACGGCATTTTCAGTGTAGACGGTAACGACTACATCGTCTACCACTCTTACGATCAGGTGCAGGGCGGAATCTCCACGCTGCGCATCGCTCACCTGCTGTGGGACGACGAGGGTTGGCCCTACGTGCCCGGCATGGGGCCGGAGGATTAG